AACTAATTCTTCACGGCTAACAAGAAGTTCTTGATTAGTTTTTTGATCATAGACTTTAAATCTAAAATCAACCTTATCTAAAACATATTCACTAAACTCATCAGATAATGGATTATGTGATTCATTTAGTTGAATATAATCAGATACTACTTTGTAAACCTTAAGGTTTTTAAAATTATTAAGATGGCACACTTGAGCTATAGCGCAAGCCTCCATCTCAAATAGATCTATGGGTTGATTTAATTTTTGAACAATCTCTTGATAATTAAACTTACTAATAAAACTATCTGTACTAACACAAGTAAATTCACCAGATTTTAAACTATAACTTTCAGGTAATTTGGGGATCTGACCAAACTGATAATTAAAATAGGTGACATCAACATCACCATAGATCAGCTTATTAACTTCAACTAGTTGGGCTGGTTTTAATTTTGGGTTTAAACTACCAGCTATACCAATATTAATAATCTGTTTATAACAATTTAGGTCAAGAATATTTTGAATGCAACTTGCTGCATTAGCTTTACCAATACCACTAATTGCTAGATCAACAT
The nucleotide sequence above comes from Mycoplasmoides gallisepticum. Encoded proteins:
- a CDS encoding 5'-methylthioadenosine/S-adenosylhomocysteine nucleosidase gives rise to the protein MKLGNIFNLVKNKNHKPTKRYVVVAAMSQEVEAIIKKYHYQKERDSIFIYSSPELTDVDLAISGIGKANAASCIQNILDLNCYKQIINIGIAGSLNPKLKPAQLVEVNKLIYGDVDVTYFNYQFGQIPKLPESYSLKSGEFTCVSTDSFISKFNYQEIVQKLNQPIDLFEMEACAIAQVCHLNNFKNLKVYKVVSDYIQLNESHNPLSDEFSEYVLDKVDFRFKVYDQKTNQELLVSREELVNHAYQTIFNWFEDKFDHKS